TCGCCTATACGCCCTCCGGTCTGGTCAAGGCGATCAAGGACGCCAACGGCAACGAGAAGAAGCTGGCGTACAACGCGGCGGATCAGTTGGTCGAATTCACTGACTGCTCGGGCAAGACCAGCCAGTGGGCGTACGACGACTTCGGTCAATTGGTGTTGTTCACCGATGCAGTCGGCAGCACGACCACCTATGAGTACAAGGCTGGTCAACTGACGAAAGTCACCCACCCGGACAACTCCGAAGAGCGCTTCGAGCGCGATGCTGAAGGTCGTCTGCTGGCTCACGTCGATGCACTAGACCGTTGCACTACTTGGGCCTACAACGCCGTGGGCCTGCTGGCCGAGCGGGTGGATGCCAACGAGCACACTCTACGTTATCGCTGGGACAAGCTGGGCCGCCTGATCGGCCTGGAAAACGAGAACGAGAGCAAGGCCAACTTCCTTTACGACCCGGTCGGGCGCTTGCTGCAAGAGCAAGGCTTCGATGGCTTGGTGACGCGTTACCAGTACGATCCTGAAACGGGCCGGCTGGCCAGCACCCAGGTCGGTCAGCGCCGTATCGACATCACCTTCGATCCGGTGGGCCGGCTCGCTTCTCGCGTGGCCAGCCTGGGGGACCAGCGCCAGGAAGAATCCTTCGCCTACGACGGCAACGGCAACCTGATCCAGGCGACCAACGCGGCCAGCAAGCTGCAATGGTTCCATGACGAGGCGGGCAACCTGACCCGCGAGCACCAGTACTACCTCGGCACCGAGGTGCCGATGGTCGCGGTGTGGCAGCATGAATACGACGCGCTGAACCTGCGCACGGCGACCATTCGCCCGGATGGCCACAAAGTCAGCACGCTCACCTACGGCAGCGGTCACGTGCTGGGCATAACCCTCGACCAGCATGAGTTGCTGGCTTACGAGCGCGATGACCTGCACCGTGAAGTGGTGCGGCATCAGGGCAACCAGTTGATGCAAACCCAGGCGTGGGATCCGGCGGGGCGGCTTCAGGAGCAACTGTTGGGCAGCCACGATGGCCAGTCGACCCTGCTCAAACGCCAGTATCAATACGATGCCGTCGGCCAGCTGACCGATATCCACGACACCCGCCGTGGCCACCTGGCCTATCAGTACGATCCCGTTGGCCGCTTGCTGCAAGCCACCAGCCGCCTTGGCGTGGAGACCTTTGCTTTCGACCCGGCCGGCAACCTGCTGGACGACAAGACCCAGGAACTCAATCGTCCGCTGGAAAGCGATCCGCGGCGTAACAAGCTGATGGACAACCTGCTGCGTGAATACGCCGGGACCCACTGCCAATACGACGAACGCGGCAACCTGATCCATCGCCTGCACAATGGCGAGCAGGCTCGCCTGAGCTGGGACCTGTTCGACCGCCTGACGTGTTTTGACGATGACAAGCTCACGGTGGTGTACAGCTACGATGCCTTGGGCCGCCGTCTGCACAAGCACTCCACCGCGCACCATCAGGATGATCCGCGGGCCGGCAGTGGCTGGAACCAGATGCAGCGGGCCAAGCGCCAGCGTGAACTGGGTTGCGGTTACACCTTGTATGGTTGGGATGGCGACAACCTGGCCTGGGAAAGCTCGCCGCCGCAGGACGAAGGTGAAACCGGGCGCACCGTGCATTACCTGTACGAGCCGGGCAGTTTCGTGCCTGTTGCCCAGGCTATACGCAAGAACCCGATCCGCTTGCTACGCCAGCCGGACTGGAGCGACCGGGAGTACGATTTCGATCAGGACCCGCTGTGGCAGCACGAGGTCAAACCGCAGCCAATCGACGCAATTGCCTGGTACCAGTGCGACCACCTCGGTACGCCGATGGAACTCACCGACCACCACGGTGACGTGGCGTGGACGGCGCAGTACAAGGCATGGGGTGAGGTCAAGGAGGCCCGCTCGGAATGGGCGAAGCAGAATGGCCTGAACAACCCTATCCGCTTCCAGGGGCAGTACCACGACCATGAGACCGGGCTGCATTACAACCGCTATCGGTACTATGATCCTAGGGCTGGGCGCTTTATCAGTCAGGATCCAATAAGCTACCTGGGTGGGGTCAACCTCTATCAGTATGTGCCGAGCCCGATTGATTGGGTGGATCCGTGGGGGCTGAAGCGGATCAAGAATGCGGTTGAAGGAGATCGTCGTCACCAGGAATTTAATGCTGAGATTAAAACGAAGCATCCGAATGCGACGATACAAAGTGAGTGTTACCTGCGAGATGCAAGCGGGAAGTCAGTCAAAGACCCTCGTACTGGAGAACGCCGTCGGGTAGACACGGCTGTGATTGAGAACGGACAGGCGAAAACCTACGAGGTTACGAGTATGACGGCTGATAAAACGGACCAAATTCTCAAAGAACGTCGAATATTAGCGACGGGTGGTACATTTGTTAAAGATCGCTCTACTGGGAAGCTAGTACCTGTGGTGGGCGTTTCAGAGGTGGTTAGGAGAGATTGAATGAGCGACTATCCGGTATGGGATATAGATGGTGTGCTTGAAGCATATATTGACATTCCAGAGTGGCATGCAAGTATTGGTAGAGCCCTTGAAAATCTATTTCTGTTCATGGAGAGTAATGGTCTGTTGACTTGTCGAGTAAGTGATGAAAATGGAAGAATAGTAAAGCGTGTGATTATGAGTAGCGAAATTACTGCGGAGGGCGATCTGCTATCAAGTGGCCGTAATAATGCAGTCGATAAGTGGTTGCGCTCAAAGGCAAGATTCAAAGACCCAGATGACTTAAGGTCTCTTGAGAAGGCCTTGGCGGATGTTCGCACTAAGAAGTACTAGTTGCGCTACTTTCTGAACTGGCTAACCAATAGGTGTTAAAGCCTAGGTTGGCTGGTTCGGACAAAGGGGCGCGGCTAAAAGAGGACGATTTTATTCCCCGCTCGAAAACCTGCTCGCATTGGGATCAAGGTGGACGTAAGACTAAGGTTGTTTCGGCTGAAAAGCTAACATTGACAAGATGGGGCTTCCAACGGAGGGAGCTGATGGGCAACTGTCGCTCATGGCGAGTCGCTGGAAAATTAATCGTGCAGGCGAAGTAGGGTGAAAAAGTTTAAGTAGGCAAATAAATCTGCCCCGTTTTCTTGGTCCGCTATATAGGATGTTGCCGCGATCATGGAGCGGGGAGACGTGCTGGATTTTATTTCTCTTGCGATGGCTGATGCCGTGTCGATCGTTTTTGGTACGTTGGATGGTACTCACTTCCCTGACGGACTTTCCGGAGATTTTGCTGTCAGTTGTGATGGCGAGAAAATTAGTGGGGACTTACAGGGCTATTTTTTGGAGAGAGCTGAAGAAAAGGGGATCTACTAAACCTCAGGTGGAAACTCCAAGATTGTGTGACGGCCATACAATTGGCTCTGCCCGCTATTGGCGCTAGGCTCGGTAGGCCTGC
This genomic stretch from Pseudomonas entomophila harbors:
- a CDS encoding RHS repeat-associated core domain-containing protein encodes the protein MTDAKKREAQVAVAPLNTIDAKDVGRGAAAFDAWLQSVSGGYVTLERIKTVAGALPVVGNIMALVDALGDVVTLVKSKNRQLLDWVSLGINLIGVLPAPPTMAAARMSLRPTLFLVRQELRNSAKMLLGDSLIQVLIGHLNATIAGTIDDFVAKAQPKIASILADAGALGTKMTSEIATGLEKVTLGQLDAKGDRDKAGKQMSAAADKLMNDPKAAFSNFFGAVHSAYKAAGKGLANSATSKLLPDEIKSKVLANTGQLRALGPEMARQLNKLADPATQMSIGWMLTVLGGAVKGFRKRNKNGQPGVSKPGTTTQVEREKGKGELAVSGSQANATQTPSPIEPSCPIPRPTPKSTTGRSISFALGSEFIIHTDFSLPGAFPIDWQRIYHSRLAQYDKGCLGARWITEFTTRIDVVDKGLLFHDFDGRSHEFELPKVGKSLFNAIEDLLLVRSSDDELVICRGFVRKEYYLRVGDRYYLRKILLQNDAGCMLHYEHHHEGRPVLSDIITFQGDVKDVLRHLGTLIDEQGHITGLWEMRDGQPLRQLCAYHYDDQGDLVAAQDEQGAAWHYQYQNHLVTRYTDRTGRGMNLQWDGSAFDAKATREWADDGSYDTRLEWDENIRLTYVTDAHGQETWYYYDILGHLYRVRYPDESSEWIFRDERKNVVRHVHTDGTEDRYDYDEQGSVIRHIRADHSQVHIAYDDRRHPIKIRDAEGGLWLRDYDQKGNLVETVDPLGNKTEFAYTPSGLVKAIKDANGNEKKLAYNAADQLVEFTDCSGKTSQWAYDDFGQLVLFTDAVGSTTTYEYKAGQLTKVTHPDNSEERFERDAEGRLLAHVDALDRCTTWAYNAVGLLAERVDANEHTLRYRWDKLGRLIGLENENESKANFLYDPVGRLLQEQGFDGLVTRYQYDPETGRLASTQVGQRRIDITFDPVGRLASRVASLGDQRQEESFAYDGNGNLIQATNAASKLQWFHDEAGNLTREHQYYLGTEVPMVAVWQHEYDALNLRTATIRPDGHKVSTLTYGSGHVLGITLDQHELLAYERDDLHREVVRHQGNQLMQTQAWDPAGRLQEQLLGSHDGQSTLLKRQYQYDAVGQLTDIHDTRRGHLAYQYDPVGRLLQATSRLGVETFAFDPAGNLLDDKTQELNRPLESDPRRNKLMDNLLREYAGTHCQYDERGNLIHRLHNGEQARLSWDLFDRLTCFDDDKLTVVYSYDALGRRLHKHSTAHHQDDPRAGSGWNQMQRAKRQRELGCGYTLYGWDGDNLAWESSPPQDEGETGRTVHYLYEPGSFVPVAQAIRKNPIRLLRQPDWSDREYDFDQDPLWQHEVKPQPIDAIAWYQCDHLGTPMELTDHHGDVAWTAQYKAWGEVKEARSEWAKQNGLNNPIRFQGQYHDHETGLHYNRYRYYDPRAGRFISQDPISYLGGVNLYQYVPSPIDWVDPWGLKRIKNAVEGDRRHQEFNAEIKTKHPNATIQSECYLRDASGKSVKDPRTGERRRVDTAVIENGQAKTYEVTSMTADKTDQILKERRILATGGTFVKDRSTGKLVPVVGVSEVVRRD